Genomic segment of Apium graveolens cultivar Ventura chromosome 7, ASM990537v1, whole genome shotgun sequence:
cccatccaagtgtgcttttggcgttgggtctggaaaatttttgggtcACATGGTCTCTAAGAGGGGGACAGAGGCCAACCCTGACAAGATCAAAGCCATCCTATACATGGAGCCACCACGCtccatcaaggatgttcagaagttGACGGGAAGAATTACAActctagggaggttcatctccaagtctggagacaaatgcctgccctttttcaaaacccttaagaaggtgaagGACTTTGAATGGACAACAgagagccaagaggcctttgaacaGCTGAAGAAGTACATGACTGAAGCCCGGTATCTGAACAAGCCGTGAGTGCAGTCCTTGTGAAGGAAGAGTAGAAGCTCCAGAAGCctgtatactatgtaagcaagGTGTTCCACGAAGCAGAGTTGAATTACTCCACCACAGAGAAGTTTGCGCTTGCTTTCATCACAGCCTCGAGGAAGTTAAGACCAtacttccaggctcacaagatCGAAGTCCTGATGGACCAACCCTTGAGGAACATTCTTCATATCCCGAAGGCCAGTAGAAGGCTCATCAAGTGGGCGATtgagttaggagagtttgatatcAAGTACAAGCCTTGAACGACCATCAAAGCTTAGGCCTTAGCAGACTTCGTGGTCGAATGCACCATTaacgaccaagaagtcggggggcaagagatagtaaccccggagggaggagaaaaagagaaggatgataaaataactttaaaagagtattgggttctccattttgacgaagcgtccaaaataaaatatagtggtgcaggcctagtcttgcaaagccctgatgggtttattattgaatatgctttgaagttggacttTCTGACTACGAACAATGAAGCATAATATGAAGCATTGATAGCTggcttaggcttggctagagccGTGGGGGCCAAAAACCTGAAGGTCTGCGGAGACTCGAGACTTGTGGTTGCTCAAGTTAATGGGGAGTTTGAGGCCAAAGATGATACTATGGCCAAGTACCTGAGAGTTATGAAGGGAATACTGACTCAGTTCTATGAATGGTACGTAGAACATATTCCAAGAGAGGAGAACACTACGGCGAATGCATTGTCTCAGTTCGCCTCGTCTAAAATCGAGAACTATTTGAGAAGTATTTACTTTCAGGTCTTGAAGACCCCTACTATTCATGTCATAAATCTGATAGCACCGGTTGGTGTGGCAAGCTGTTGGATAGACCCGATCAAGAACCACTTAGAAATTGGGTGGCTCCCCGATGATGCTCAAGAGGCATGCAAGCTGTCAGTTAGAGCATTAAGGTACTCTTTGATTGAAGGCCTTCTTTACAAAAGGTCCTTTGTTATTCCGTACTTGAAGTGTTTAAAAACTCTTGAAGCAGAGGAAGCACTTAAAGAAGCCCATGAAGGGATTTATGGACAACACCTAGGGGGCAGggccctcgctcacaagataaATCGATTGAGGTTCTAGTGGCCAACTATGCTAGCCGATACAAAGGCTTATGTGAAGAGATGCGACAGATTCCAAAGGCATGCTCCAATAGTACGACAGCCCCCAGAGAGGCTTACGTCGATCAACACACCCATCCCTTTTGCAATGTGGGGAATGGACATACTTGGACCATTTCCCATAGCATCGGGACAGAGGAAGTTCATTGTGGTAGCAATATACTACTTTacaaagtggattgaggctaaggcactagccaagataaccaccaagcaaaTTACCAAATTCTTCTGGGGGAATGTGATATGCCAATATGGAATCCCACACATCCTTGTCACGGATAATGGGAAATAATTTGATAATGCAGAGTTCAGAGAGTACTGTGACGATAACAGCATAGAACTTCGCTTCACCTCCATTGCATATCCTCAGGCAAATGAGAAAGCGGAagttgctaacagaatcatccttAATGGATTTAAGAAGAGGGTTGAACGCTCGATAAACACTTGGGTCGATGAGCTGATGCCTATACTATGGGCATATCGAACCACCTGCAAAGTGACAACTGAAGCGACCTCATTCATGCTGGCTTACGGAGCCGAGGCAGTGGTGCCCCTTGAGATCACTCATGGGCCCCTAGGATCGAAGCTTACAAACCAGAGACAAACGAAGAAGACATGAGGCTCGCTCTCGATCTCATTGATGAGGTCAGGGATGAAGCCAACGCCCGCAATGTAGAGCATCAACGAAGAGACTCCCTCTATTAAAATAGacgggttaaagaaaggttctttcaaCAGGGAGATGTAGTTCTGAGGAAGATTGAGGCATCAGGAGTAGGGGAGAGAGGAAAGCTAGCCCCCAACTGGGAAGGGCCTTATAAGGTCAGGAGGACACAGGGACGAGGATCCTATAAGTTAGAGACCCTGAATGGTGATGAAGTGCCTTGTACTTGGCATGCTTCGAACCTAaaggtttattatgtttaggacATTCACTACATGTTCCTGGTACTTAGCATTAgtgttaagaatatgttgtgtacttgatgataagctaaacaaaacaccttagtagatttaacttagtgaattttgtagcacccgacggatgatcaattatagtcccacGGATGATTCATTATAGTCCCAATGGATGGCTAATTGATATCCAttgggtgagtagcttatgtaacaataagtattgtagcacatttatgcaaacaactttgtatagattccgtagtagcttatgaatcatctagactgctagtagatgtgcagaataggttgattaaatataaatagaagatatcttgtaattctgcacaaatgaaatggagtcaagtgataaatggctacccaacggatgatcaacaaagctacctgacggatgatcaacaaagctacctgacagatgatcaacaaggctacccgatggataacaagcatgtacccgacggatgatcaattcaaatatctgttgacagtgacaatacagtcacatgcgtcgagtgtttgcaaaaggaatgtggcagcctgtttagcagggttttgagaacaaagaagcattaccatttccatgctattatgaagatattgaaagatgctggaatagagtagtgaagcagcatggagttagacttgataggttttgttttattatcttgtcttattatcatgtaaacttggcgatatataaaccaagtgtagcaagtagaacaaaaacAATAAAACAAGAACTAAGCAAGCACATTTtacatttttagcagagaaacatttgtaagctgtattatagtagaatttctctgtagtttgtttgttcacttgtaaagcagttgtgagctattcaagcttcacagggttctcttgatatatatatatatatatatatatatatatatatatatatatatatcttgtggatacattcaaatccaccagaaagtttatatatatatatatataaatatatcttgtggatac
This window contains:
- the LOC141673787 gene encoding uncharacterized protein LOC141673787, with product MLADTKAYVKRCDRFQRHAPIVRQPPERLTSINTPIPFAMWGMDILGPFPIASGQRKFIVVAIYYFTKWIEAKALAKITTKQITKFFWGNANEKAEVANRIILNGFKKRVERSINTWVDELMPILWAYRTTCKVTTEATSFMLAYGAEAVVPLEITHGPLGSKLTNQRQTKKT